The DNA region CTGTCATTTATTACTAAAACATCTACCAATTTCAATACATCCATCAAATCATCCCAAGCGGAATCCATCCAAAAATTCATCGTATCTAACACAATCAATTTTGGCTTTACCTTCAATTGCTGAATTACACTTTTTTGAACGGCAGGAACCAAATTTCCCAACATAAGAAATTCTGCACCTTGGTAACTATCTGGAATAATTGGGTTAAAATCAGCCAATACATTTAATTCTGTAGCCAAAGAATCACGTGTATTCATATCCAAATGATATTTACCTTTCCAATAAAAGGAAGGTTTATCACTTACTTTATGCACACCTTCCACGTCTACACCTCTACTTTTTAGATCTTCCAATTCTGCTTCTGGAAAATCATTTCCTACAATAGATACTTGTTTTACATCATCACCAAAAAGAGCTGCAGCATATGCAACATACGTTGCAGAACCACCGATAATCCTACCCGACTGTCCAAATGGCGTTTCAACTTCATCAAAAGCCATTGTACCTACTGTAATCAAAGAAGAAGACATTATAATTATATATTTAGGTTAAAAATCGGGCGCAAAATTACCGATTAATGCGTTTTGTTTAACTTTTTGTTTAAAATATAAATTGACAAGATTTCCCCAAACATGGTTGTATAGCATTAAAACGTGGTATTATTCATCCCAAAATTCTTCTTCTCGCTGCGCTTTCTTTTGTTTATATAAATAGTAATAATATATTCCAATTGTCGTGACTTCATAAGCAATTAAATGTTTGATCCATTTCGGACTAAAACTATCCATGTCCCAAAATCCAATACTAAAACCTGTCCCCACCATAATACAAATCGGAATAAAGATTGAAAACAGCAATGTCGTCTGCCTTGACCTTGTCGTAAAAATATGATATATAAAAAGTAAGTAAAGAATAATCGGTACAGAAAAAAAGATAGAATACATTATTAAATAAAAAAAGAACGTTCTAAATACATCACCCATGTAATCCGTCGGAAATATCATATAAAACAAGCTATTCACTAGGGAAAGGACTACAATTGCAATAAGTAAGGGATATAAATAAAAGTCAATAATCTTATTAATCATCGTACATTCTTTAGCTAAATAGGTCTTGCAATAACCACCTAAAACTAAAGTATTTGAATTAAAAATTCTACCGCGATTTTTATTCTCCTTTCCGTATATTTGAAAGCCTATTAGGCGCTTTAAACTTTATTTGCGTTTTTCTCTTTCGAATTTTGCTTTTCAAATAATTATTTATTTAAAAATAGATTGCCAACATGAAACCAAATCAGACTTCTAAAGAAACAAAGTCCAATAATTCCAGACGGAATTTTATAAAAAATACCATGCTCGCGGCCACTGGATTTTACATTGTACCACGGCATGTCTTAGGTAGAGGTTTTGTTGCGCCTAGTGACAAATTACTAATTGCCGGCATCGGTGCAGGCGGAAAAGGTGGAGATGACATTCGACAATTTGCCAAGAATCCTCATGCCGTAATTGCTTATTTATGTGATGTCGATGATCGACAAGCAGAAGAAAATAGAAAATTATTTCCCAAAGCAAAATATTACAAAGATTGGCGTGAATTGATGGATAAAGAATCTAAAAATTTCGATGCTGTTTCCGTCGGTACGCCGGATCATAATCATGCGATCATCACGCATCGAGCAATGCAGTTGAAAAAACACGTCTACGTTCAAAAACCATTAACACATGATATATACGAAGCAAAAGTACTCGGTGATGCTGCTCAGAAATACAAAGTAGTTACTCAAATGGGCGATCAAGGAGCATCTGGCGATGGCGTGCGTACGATGATGGAATGGTACGAAGCGGGATTGATTGGAGATATTGAAGAAATTGATATTTGGACAAATCGCCCCGTCTGGCCGCAAGGGATTCAATGGCCAAATTCATCGCTCAATATTCCAAAAGAATTGGATTGGGATCTTTGGTTGGGAACTGCTCCGCAAAAAGATTATGTCGAAAATTTGGTTCCATTTAACTGGCGTGGATGGTGGGATTACGGTACTGGAGCCTTAGGTGATATGGGCTGTCATCTAATCGGTCCTGCATTTAAAGTATTGGAATTAGGTTTCCCGACGGAAGTATATTGTAGCGTATCTACATTTTATGATGGCATATTCAAACAAGCATTTTATCCAGAAAGTGGTCCAGCATCCTCCGCGGTTCATTTTAAATATCAATTGAAAAATGGAAAAGAAGTCAAACTCAATTGGATGGATGGTGGCATACAACCCGAACGACCAGAAGAACTTTCCATTAATGAATCTATGAGTTTGCCTGATGACAAAGGAAATGGAGCTATTTTCC from Rhizosphaericola mali includes:
- a CDS encoding PfkB family carbohydrate kinase; translated protein: MSSSLITVGTMAFDEVETPFGQSGRIIGGSATYVAYAAALFGDDVKQVSIVGNDFPEAELEDLKSRGVDVEGVHKVSDKPSFYWKGKYHLDMNTRDSLATELNVLADFNPIIPDSYQGAEFLMLGNLVPAVQKSVIQQLKVKPKLIVLDTMNFWMDSAWDDLMDVLKLVDVLVINDSEARQLSNEFSIVKAAKKILAMGPNTLIIKKGENGALLFKDDKVFFAPAMPLDEVFDPTGAGDTFAGGFIGYLAKTGDISFENMKTAIVVGSALASFCCEEFGTSRLKTVTMKDLDARLNDFVQLVNFDISLNA
- a CDS encoding Gfo/Idh/MocA family protein, giving the protein MKPNQTSKETKSNNSRRNFIKNTMLAATGFYIVPRHVLGRGFVAPSDKLLIAGIGAGGKGGDDIRQFAKNPHAVIAYLCDVDDRQAEENRKLFPKAKYYKDWRELMDKESKNFDAVSVGTPDHNHAIITHRAMQLKKHVYVQKPLTHDIYEAKVLGDAAQKYKVVTQMGDQGASGDGVRTMMEWYEAGLIGDIEEIDIWTNRPVWPQGIQWPNSSLNIPKELDWDLWLGTAPQKDYVENLVPFNWRGWWDYGTGALGDMGCHLIGPAFKVLELGFPTEVYCSVSTFYDGIFKQAFYPESGPASSAVHFKYQLKNGKEVKLNWMDGGIQPERPEELSINESMSLPDDKGNGAIFRGTKGKMLYGTYGRGPRLLSKDAAAKASSIAQKYPRVPGSDSGHYSQWVEACLAGYEKGHKMVSSPFEEYAVPLTESILMGNLAIRSFNLKTTNAEGKTQFPGRDITLNWDAQNLRVTNFEAANQFVKRTYRNGWGEI